A stretch of DNA from Candidatus Izemoplasma sp.:
ATCTATGACTCGTTTAAGGCGAAACAAACGTTTTGACGTACTAGAGAGTTCTTTATTAGCTTGTAAATACTTAAAGTTAAGAAACGAAATTAACTCTTCTCGTTCAAACTGGTTATGCATCACATCTTTGATTTCGGATAGTGATAATCCCAGATCTTTTAAAAATAAAATACGCTTCAAGTCTTCACTTTGCACTTCTGAATAATATCGGTATCCTGTATCCTCATCGACTTTTTTTGGGGAGCAACAGCTCTAACTTTTCATAATAATGTAATGTCTTCACTGTTACGTTATTATCCTTAGCAAACTCTCCAATTTGTTTCACATTTATCACCTCATATTGTCATTATAGAACCTCCCGTAAGGAGAGAGTCAATAGGTATTTTAAATAATATCATGTTTCTATAATGAATCATAATAAAAAAGTGATAGATTAAATCCATCACTCTGTTTGTGTGTCATTTATTATCTTACATGATTTAGAAAAAAAATGTGCTTGCTGGATATAAAGGAACATTGCCTCTTTTGTGAATTGATAATCATGTTTTAATACAATCGTTTTTGTACCATCAGTGACAACAATCACTTTATTACCAAATTTATCTTTTGCTACAGATATTTGTTCTAGATCATCCATTAACAAAACTTCAACCGGTTGAAAAAAGCGCTTAAATATAAGTTTTCGATGACTGATGATAACATAGTGTCCTTGAGAAACACGGGCTATAAAATAGATTGTATCAATAATCAGCAATAGTGATATTGTAGTGATTACCAGCCAAAAAACACCATCTGGTACAGTTCCTCTAGAAAGTAATCCAAGTAAAAGTAAGATCGCCCATCCTAGGGTTGTCATAAAGGGAATACCTTGAAATTTTAATATGATTTTCTTATTCATAAAACCCTAACTCCTTACTTCATGTTATCCTTAGAAATATTATTTATATTTTATTTTACCACGATTAAAAATATTAGTAAAATCTGTAACATCTTTAATCATCTAATCAATTAAATAGACATTACACATTTTAAATAAACATTAATGACTTATGTGCACAAAAAAAGTACTCCATTATTTAATGAAGTACTTTTAGAATTTTATTACCAAATACTTACCATATTCTCTTTGGGTAAATACATCTTATCTTTTTCTTTTATTCCATAATAATCTTGAAACTCTTCTATATTACTTAATTGCATATTAGCCCGTAAGATTGAAGGGCCATGAACATCTACTTTAAGTAATAATTGACTATACTCCTTAGATGCTTTGATACGCCATACGCGAGCCCAGTTTCTAAAGAACTCATCATAACTATGCTCATCGTTCTTCTTACTGGCTTCTAACGCACATCTTAATCCACCACTATCAGCTATATTTTCTGAGACTGTTAACTCACCATTACATGGACCAAAGCCTGTTTCAACACCTTCAAATAGGGTAATCATATCCTTGGCTTTGTTATCAAAGGCTTCTAAGTCTTCATCTGTCCACCAGTTATTTAAAGACCCCGTTTCATCGAATTTCGCACCATTATTATCGAATGCATGTGAAATTTCATGTGCCATAACTGCACCAATACCACCATAGTTCTCCGATTTTGTTTGTTCTAAGCTATAGTATGGTTCCTGCAAAATAGCCGCAGGGAAAACAATTTGATTATTACTCGGATTATAATATGCATTTACCATACTTGCTGGCATACCCCAAATATTTTTATTTGGTTTTTTGTTAAACTGACTAAAATTATATTCATTAACTATTTTTGTCATCGCTAAACGCTCTTGAATTAAATCAGAGCCTTTATCATATCCGCGAACATCAAATTGATCATAGTATGGTGGTAACTCATCCGGATAACCAACATGAACACTCAGTGTTGAAAGCTTTTTAATAGCTTTTTCTTTCGTATCTTCATTTAACCAGTTATTATTAGCTATACGTTCTTGATATACATCTATCATTTCGTGGACCATAACTTTAACATCTTTTTTAGCAACGGGTCCAAAGAAATTTTCTCCATAGTATAATCCAACAACTTGATCAAATCGATTATACGCTTGATAGAATGCAAACTTCTCTTTACTTTTTGGTTCTTTTATACCCGATAATGCTCGTCTAAATGCACCTCCAGCAATACGGATATCATTGGTTAAATTTTCTGCAAAACGAATCGCATTGGAGACGATCATCCATGATTTTAAAATCGCGAAGTTTTTCTCATTGATGATCCCATCAAATGCGTCAATAAATGCAGGATTGGTCACAATCAGCTGATTAACTGCTTCGTTTACTAACGCTTCTGCGCGATCCATAACATTAAAGTTTTGTGTTCTTTTTGAAATCTCTTCTTTAGTGTACGGATTATACATTTTAACATAGTCCGCTTTTTCAACACTTGATTTAGTAACCGGAACTAACAGGGCATCAAACGCTAACGCTTCTTTAATTAATTTTTCAATTTCCTCATTTGAATAACCGTATAAGGTTAATAACTGCGTTGTTGTTTGTTTAAAAAGACCCAGGAGTTGTTCTTTCTTAGCTTCATCTTTATAATAACTTGTATCCGGTAAAAATAGATTCGCGCTACTAAAGTATAAAATTTGATTATTACTGTTTTTAAAATCTTGCTGAACCCGATACATAAACGGTAAGGCAATTGATTGTAAAGTAAACTCTTTAAATACCTTTTCAAGGTCAGCAAGATTATCTAATTGATTTATCTTGTTTAAAATAACCTCAAAAGGCTTTGCACCTAATCCATTCCGTTTCTCAAAATCTTTTGTCATACGATACAATTTGATATACTTCTGTAAATTGTCATTTAGTTCTGATGGATCTTGATGCCATTGTTCTGTTAAATCCATCAATGTTTTTTCAATATCAAGATGTAACTCTAAAAATGCTGATACAGCAGGTTGGTCCCCCGGTATTTCAGCTGTTTTTAGCCATTCTTCATTTACTGCTTGATAAAAATTTGTTTTAATCTCTTCTTTATTCA
This window harbors:
- a CDS encoding M13-type metalloendopeptidase, yielding MNKEEIKTNFYQAVNEEWLKTAEIPGDQPAVSAFLELHLDIEKTLMDLTEQWHQDPSELNDNLQKYIKLYRMTKDFEKRNGLGAKPFEVILNKINQLDNLADLEKVFKEFTLQSIALPFMYRVQQDFKNSNNQILYFSSANLFLPDTSYYKDEAKKEQLLGLFKQTTTQLLTLYGYSNEEIEKLIKEALAFDALLVPVTKSSVEKADYVKMYNPYTKEEISKRTQNFNVMDRAEALVNEAVNQLIVTNPAFIDAFDGIINEKNFAILKSWMIVSNAIRFAENLTNDIRIAGGAFRRALSGIKEPKSKEKFAFYQAYNRFDQVVGLYYGENFFGPVAKKDVKVMVHEMIDVYQERIANNNWLNEDTKEKAIKKLSTLSVHVGYPDELPPYYDQFDVRGYDKGSDLIQERLAMTKIVNEYNFSQFNKKPNKNIWGMPASMVNAYYNPSNNQIVFPAAILQEPYYSLEQTKSENYGGIGAVMAHEISHAFDNNGAKFDETGSLNNWWTDEDLEAFDNKAKDMITLFEGVETGFGPCNGELTVSENIADSGGLRCALEASKKNDEHSYDEFFRNWARVWRIKASKEYSQLLLKVDVHGPSILRANMQLSNIEEFQDYYGIKEKDKMYLPKENMVSIW